A genomic stretch from Streptomyces sp. QL37 includes:
- a CDS encoding isochorismatase family protein gives MHRALIVVDVQNDFCEGGSLAVAGGADVAAAITDLIGEAQPAYSHVVATRDHHIDPGDHFSAAPDFEHSWPPHCVAGTEGVGFHPNFAPAVASGAIATVFDKGAYAAAYSGFEGVDENGTGLAEWLRDRSVTAVDVVGIATDHCVRATALDAAREGFATHVLLDLTAGVAEGTTERALEELRTAGVELSGKPVV, from the coding sequence ATGCATCGCGCCTTGATCGTCGTTGACGTTCAGAACGACTTCTGCGAGGGCGGCAGCCTCGCGGTGGCGGGCGGCGCCGATGTCGCCGCCGCCATCACCGACCTGATCGGTGAGGCCCAGCCCGCCTACAGCCACGTCGTGGCCACCCGCGACCACCACATCGACCCCGGGGACCACTTCTCCGCCGCACCCGACTTCGAGCACTCCTGGCCGCCACACTGCGTCGCCGGCACGGAGGGCGTGGGCTTCCACCCGAATTTCGCCCCCGCCGTGGCCTCCGGCGCGATCGCCACCGTCTTCGACAAGGGGGCGTACGCGGCGGCGTACAGCGGTTTCGAGGGCGTCGACGAGAACGGCACGGGGCTCGCCGAGTGGCTGCGGGACAGGTCCGTGACCGCTGTCGACGTCGTCGGCATCGCCACGGACCACTGCGTGCGGGCCACCGCCCTGGACGCGGCCCGCGAGGGCTTCGCCACGCACGTGCTGCTGGACCTCACCGCCGGTGTCGCCGAGGGGACCACGGAGCGGGCCCTGGAGGAGCTGCGGACCGCCGGCGTGGAGCTGTCCGGCAAGCCCGTCGTCTGA
- a CDS encoding immune inhibitor A has translation MTTQRRALRATAVAVCLAATAATASAFATAQADDRTSGSGASIVDRRDPAPAKAHEHDLEGPFSKEQDAQRQAALEQVLSGDKKVTAKGGSKVVKLGKSKYVELGREKTDKIFTILVEFGDQVDDTTMFDPDGDGPKPPVKKYGGTPGPLHNEIAEPDPAKDNSTAWQADYDQAHFQDLYFGEGKGKESLKTYYEKTSSGRYSVDGEVSDWVKVPYNEARYGSNYCGSTNCANVWDTVRDGVNAWVTDQKAKGRTLDEIKADLAQYDEWDRYDFDGDGNFNEPDGYIDHFQLVHAGEDESAGGGTEGTNAIWAHRWYAYGTNAGATGPEGNKAGGAEIGDTGIWVGDYTAQPENGGLGVFAHEYAHDLGLPDLYDTSGGGENSVGFWSLMSAGSWLGTGKGEIGNLPGDMTAWDKLQLGWLDYDTAKAATKSTHKLGVAEYNTKDKQALVVELPEKAVTTTVTKPAEGSKQWWSDMGDDLSNTLTRPVDLTGKSSASLDLSGWYDIEADYDYLYTEVSENGGTSWTALDGTADGKAIPRDASDKPALTDVSGAYKKLSFPLDAYAGKKIDLRFRYQTDGGAGGKGFAADAITVTADGSALFTDGAEGDDSGWTSKGFSRIGESFTNDYPQYYIAENRQYVSYDKTLEVGPYNFGFSTTRPDWVEHYSYQNGLMVWLWDTSQKDNNTSVHPGQGLILPVDSHAKPLKWTDGTLLRNKIQPFDAPFSWYPNKGFTLHNADVALKIKPSLGVPVFDDRKGTYWYEENPTGSVKVTDTNTRISIVNEPLSGSTVTVKVGPSGK, from the coding sequence GTGACCACTCAGAGACGGGCGCTACGCGCCACCGCCGTAGCCGTGTGCCTGGCCGCCACGGCAGCGACGGCATCCGCCTTCGCCACGGCGCAGGCGGACGACAGGACGTCGGGTTCGGGCGCTTCCATCGTGGACCGCCGCGACCCCGCGCCGGCCAAGGCGCACGAGCACGACCTGGAAGGCCCCTTCAGCAAGGAGCAGGACGCACAGCGTCAGGCCGCGCTGGAGCAGGTCCTGTCCGGCGACAAGAAGGTGACCGCCAAGGGCGGTTCCAAGGTCGTCAAGCTCGGCAAGAGCAAGTACGTCGAGCTCGGCCGCGAGAAGACCGACAAGATCTTCACCATCCTCGTGGAGTTCGGCGACCAGGTCGACGACACCACGATGTTCGACCCCGACGGCGACGGCCCGAAGCCGCCCGTCAAGAAGTACGGCGGCACGCCCGGACCGCTGCACAACGAGATAGCCGAGCCCGACCCGGCGAAGGACAACAGCACCGCCTGGCAGGCCGATTACGACCAGGCCCACTTCCAGGACCTCTACTTCGGCGAGGGCAAGGGCAAGGAATCGCTGAAGACGTACTACGAGAAGACGTCCTCCGGGCGCTACTCCGTCGACGGCGAGGTCTCGGACTGGGTCAAGGTCCCGTACAACGAGGCCCGTTACGGCTCCAACTACTGCGGCTCGACCAACTGCGCCAACGTCTGGGACACCGTCCGCGACGGCGTCAACGCCTGGGTGACCGACCAGAAGGCCAAGGGCCGCACCCTGGACGAGATCAAGGCCGACCTCGCGCAGTACGACGAGTGGGACCGTTACGACTTCGACGGTGACGGAAACTTCAACGAGCCCGACGGCTACATCGACCACTTCCAGCTGGTCCACGCCGGCGAGGACGAGTCCGCGGGCGGCGGCACGGAGGGCACGAACGCCATCTGGGCGCACCGCTGGTACGCGTACGGCACCAACGCCGGCGCGACGGGCCCCGAGGGCAACAAGGCCGGCGGCGCCGAGATCGGCGACACGGGAATCTGGGTGGGCGACTACACCGCGCAGCCCGAGAACGGCGGCCTGGGTGTCTTCGCCCACGAGTACGCCCACGACCTCGGCCTCCCGGACCTGTACGACACCTCCGGCGGCGGCGAGAACTCGGTCGGCTTCTGGTCCCTGATGTCGGCGGGCTCCTGGCTCGGCACCGGCAAGGGCGAGATAGGCAACCTCCCGGGCGACATGACGGCCTGGGACAAGCTCCAGCTCGGCTGGCTGGACTACGACACGGCCAAGGCCGCGACGAAGTCGACCCACAAGCTGGGGGTCGCGGAGTACAACACCAAGGACAAGCAGGCGCTCGTCGTCGAGCTGCCCGAGAAGGCCGTCACCACCACGGTCACGAAGCCCGCGGAGGGCTCCAAGCAGTGGTGGAGCGACATGGGTGACGACCTGTCGAACACCCTGACGCGCCCGGTCGACCTGACCGGCAAGTCGTCCGCCTCGCTGGACCTGTCCGGCTGGTACGACATCGAGGCCGACTACGACTACCTCTACACCGAGGTGTCCGAGAACGGCGGCACCAGCTGGACCGCGCTCGACGGCACGGCCGACGGCAAGGCCATCCCGCGCGACGCCAGCGACAAGCCGGCCCTGACGGACGTCTCCGGCGCGTACAAGAAGCTCTCCTTCCCGCTGGACGCCTACGCGGGCAAGAAGATCGACCTCCGCTTCCGCTACCAGACGGACGGCGGCGCGGGGGGCAAGGGCTTCGCGGCCGACGCCATCACGGTCACCGCCGACGGCTCCGCGCTCTTCACGGACGGTGCCGAGGGCGACGACAGCGGCTGGACGTCCAAGGGCTTCTCGCGGATCGGTGAGTCGTTCACCAACGACTACCCGCAGTACTACATCGCCGAGAACCGCCAGTACGTCTCGTACGACAAGACCCTCGAGGTCGGCCCGTACAACTTCGGCTTCTCCACCACCCGCCCCGACTGGGTCGAGCACTACTCGTACCAGAACGGTCTGATGGTCTGGCTCTGGGACACCTCCCAGAAGGACAACAACACCTCGGTCCACCCCGGCCAGGGTCTGATCCTGCCGGTGGACTCGCACGCCAAGCCGCTGAAGTGGACGGACGGCACGCTCCTGCGCAACAAGATCCAGCCCTTCGACGCGCCGTTCAGCTGGTACCCGAACAAGGGCTTCACGCTGCACAACGCGGACGTGGCGCTGAAGATCAAGCCGTCCCTGGGCGTCCCGGTCTTCGACGACCGCAAGGGCACCTACTGGTACGAGGAAAACCCGACAGGAAGTGTCAAGGTTACTGACACCAACACCCGGATCAGCATCGTGAACGAGCCGCTCAGCGGCTCGACGGTGACCGTGAAGGTCGGCCCCTCGGGCAAGTAG
- a CDS encoding RDD family protein: MSNEPPPPPPPEDDPFSKRPPQGPPPSGSPYDSGPPPPPPPHDPYGGGGPYGGADPLAGMPPLAEPGKRILARLIDFLIISIPLYLISLPFGGAVDVSSDDGNDDFGNAIGNTYTGHQLVWSLIGLVVYVAYDTYFTHKDGRTPGKRLLKMRVAMLNDGSVPDTSSSLMRAVVLWLPALLCCPCLWWLINIVLMFTDKPYRQGLQDKAGKTVVVTAT; this comes from the coding sequence ATGAGTAACGAACCACCGCCTCCGCCGCCGCCCGAGGACGACCCCTTCTCGAAGCGGCCGCCGCAGGGGCCCCCGCCGAGCGGTTCGCCCTACGACAGCGGGCCGCCTCCACCCCCGCCGCCGCACGACCCGTACGGCGGCGGTGGTCCCTACGGCGGCGCGGATCCGCTGGCCGGCATGCCGCCGCTCGCCGAACCGGGCAAGCGGATCCTGGCGCGGTTGATCGACTTCCTCATCATCTCGATCCCGCTGTACCTGATCTCGCTGCCCTTCGGAGGGGCGGTCGACGTCTCCTCGGACGACGGGAACGACGACTTCGGCAACGCCATCGGCAACACCTACACCGGGCATCAGCTGGTGTGGTCGCTGATCGGCCTGGTGGTCTACGTCGCGTACGACACGTACTTCACCCACAAGGACGGCCGGACGCCCGGCAAGCGGCTGCTGAAGATGCGCGTCGCGATGCTCAACGACGGCTCGGTCCCCGACACGAGCTCGTCGCTGATGCGGGCCGTCGTGCTCTGGCTCCCCGCGCTGCTGTGCTGCCCGTGTCTCTGGTGGCTCATCAACATCGTGCTGATGTTCACGGACAAGCCCTACCGGCAGGGGCTGCAGGACAAGGCGGGCAAGACCGTGGTCGTCACAGCGACCTGA
- a CDS encoding GNAT family N-acetyltransferase, which yields MENLADAVESMEQLVVGWRELVLDRDEAADVRDLPGIAVRWADSRFAFWNCVTLTDVGADPELVRQRLGQAAEIMRAKKRPGFLWVFEDLLTGEAREALGTAAGQAGLEHAFPGTGMAGDLLPLPEPAHRDLTFVRVTTDEHLRAYADLNSQAYGFPLEDGRDGLVGSVLWKNRVHAYVGMRDGVPVTCAATVEVAGRLFVVLVATAPAWERKGYGEAVTRKALYEGGRATGLTRATLHATAAGAPVYPRIGFEPNSPMAFYALKEPA from the coding sequence GTGGAGAACCTCGCGGATGCGGTCGAGTCGATGGAGCAGCTCGTCGTGGGCTGGCGTGAGCTGGTGCTCGACCGGGACGAGGCCGCGGATGTGCGCGACCTCCCGGGCATCGCCGTACGGTGGGCCGACTCCCGGTTCGCCTTCTGGAACTGCGTCACCCTGACCGACGTCGGCGCGGACCCGGAGCTCGTGCGGCAGCGGCTGGGCCAGGCGGCCGAGATCATGCGCGCCAAGAAGAGGCCGGGGTTCCTGTGGGTCTTCGAGGACCTCCTGACCGGCGAGGCACGCGAGGCACTCGGGACGGCTGCCGGCCAGGCGGGCCTCGAACACGCCTTTCCCGGCACCGGCATGGCCGGGGATCTGCTGCCCCTTCCCGAACCGGCGCACCGCGACCTGACGTTCGTACGGGTGACCACCGACGAACACCTGCGGGCCTATGCCGACCTCAACTCCCAGGCCTACGGATTCCCCCTGGAGGACGGCCGCGACGGCCTCGTCGGCTCCGTGCTGTGGAAGAACCGGGTTCACGCCTACGTGGGCATGCGCGACGGCGTGCCGGTGACCTGCGCGGCGACGGTGGAGGTGGCGGGCAGGCTCTTCGTCGTGCTCGTCGCCACGGCCCCGGCGTGGGAGCGCAAGGGCTACGGCGAAGCGGTGACCCGCAAGGCGCTGTACGAGGGAGGGCGGGCCACCGGCCTGACCCGTGCGACCCTGCACGCGACCGCCGCCGGCGCACCCGTGTACCCCCGCATCGGCTTCGAGCCGAATTCCCCGATGGCCTTCTACGCTCTGAAGGAACCGGCCTGA
- a CDS encoding RDD family protein: MPEQQPVTPWKPVVEDPFQQLARSQASARPAGLGKRLAARVVDTVVLGAFVGAAGFPLVTQAMDHIDQKIEAAKLSGETVTVWLLDSTTAMLFGGVLAAFLVLGFVLEALPTAKWGRTLGKKLCGLEVRDIESHDAPSLGAALRRWLVYGVLGLVVVGVLNVLWCLIDRPWRQCWHDKAARTFVAG, translated from the coding sequence ATGCCCGAGCAGCAGCCGGTCACGCCCTGGAAGCCTGTGGTGGAGGACCCCTTCCAGCAGCTCGCCCGGTCCCAGGCGTCCGCACGGCCCGCCGGGCTCGGCAAGCGGCTGGCCGCCCGCGTCGTCGACACGGTCGTCTTGGGCGCGTTCGTCGGCGCGGCCGGCTTCCCGCTGGTCACCCAGGCGATGGACCACATCGACCAGAAGATCGAAGCGGCGAAGCTGTCCGGTGAGACGGTCACCGTCTGGCTCCTGGACTCGACCACGGCCATGCTGTTCGGAGGGGTGCTCGCCGCGTTCCTCGTCCTCGGCTTCGTCCTGGAGGCCCTGCCCACCGCCAAGTGGGGCCGCACGCTGGGCAAGAAGCTGTGCGGTCTAGAGGTGCGGGACATCGAGTCCCACGACGCCCCGTCCCTGGGCGCCGCACTGCGCCGCTGGCTGGTGTACGGGGTGCTGGGCCTCGTCGTCGTCGGGGTGCTCAACGTGCTCTGGTGCCTGATCGACCGTCCGTGGCGCCAGTGCTGGCACGACAAGGCGGCCCGTACGTTCGTCGCGGGCTGA
- a CDS encoding SsgA family sporulation/cell division regulator, which translates to MQNAVERELEVKLVLSPERSVPVPARLSYFTDDPYAVHVTFHIGSESPVHWTFARELLVEGVFRPCGHGDVRIWPTRIDDRGVICVALTSPDGNALLEVPSGAVAAWVERTLRVVPPGTESSLLGLDGALAELLTPLPADDLWLSDPWSQDEPQDGEA; encoded by the coding sequence ATGCAGAACGCCGTGGAACGCGAACTGGAAGTGAAGCTGGTCCTGTCGCCCGAGCGGTCCGTCCCCGTACCCGCCCGGCTGTCCTACTTCACCGACGACCCGTACGCCGTGCACGTCACCTTCCACATCGGCTCCGAGTCGCCCGTGCACTGGACGTTCGCCCGTGAGCTGCTCGTCGAGGGCGTGTTCCGGCCGTGCGGGCACGGGGACGTACGGATCTGGCCGACCAGGATCGACGACCGGGGCGTCATCTGCGTCGCGCTCACCTCACCCGACGGCAACGCCCTCCTGGAGGTGCCGTCGGGCGCCGTGGCCGCGTGGGTGGAGCGCACCCTGCGGGTGGTCCCGCCGGGGACCGAGAGTTCGCTGCTCGGACTGGACGGAGCCCTCGCCGAGCTGCTCACCCCGCTGCCGGCGGACGACCTGTGGCTGAGCGACCCCTGGTCCCAGGACGAGCCGCAGGACGGAGAGGCCTGA
- a CDS encoding FAD-linked oxidase C-terminal domain-containing protein: MDPLLEQLRAGLPAEALITDPDVTASYAHDMASFCDAGAPAVVVLPRTVEEVQHVMRTATALRVPVVPQGARTGLSGAANASDGCIVLSLVKMDRILEISPVDRIAVVEPGVVNATLSRAVNEHGLYYPPDPSSWEMCTIGGNIGTASGGLCCVKYGVTAEYVLGLEVVLADGRLLNTGRRTAKGVAGYDLTRLFVGSEGSLGIVVKAVLALRPQPPQQLVLAAEFASAAAACDAVCRIMERGHTPSLLELMDRTTVRAVNAMASMGLPETTEALLLCAFDTPDPAADLAAVGELCTAAGATEVVPADDAAESELLLQARRLSLPALETVKSATMIDDVCVPRSRLGAMIEGTAAIAEKFGLTIGVCAHAGDGNTHPVVCFDHTDADESRRARESFDEIMALGLELGGTITGEHGVGVLKKEWLARELGEVGVELQRGIKAAFDPLGLLNPGKLF; encoded by the coding sequence ATGGACCCTCTTCTCGAACAACTGCGCGCAGGTCTCCCTGCCGAGGCGCTGATCACGGACCCGGACGTCACCGCCTCGTACGCCCACGACATGGCGAGCTTCTGCGACGCCGGTGCCCCCGCCGTCGTGGTGCTCCCGCGCACGGTCGAGGAGGTCCAGCACGTCATGAGGACCGCCACCGCCCTGCGGGTCCCCGTCGTACCCCAGGGCGCGAGGACCGGACTGTCGGGCGCGGCCAACGCCTCCGACGGCTGCATCGTGCTCTCCCTGGTGAAGATGGACCGGATCCTGGAGATCAGTCCGGTGGACCGGATCGCGGTCGTCGAGCCGGGCGTCGTCAACGCCACGCTGTCCCGTGCCGTCAACGAGCACGGGCTGTACTACCCGCCGGATCCGTCGAGCTGGGAGATGTGCACGATCGGCGGCAACATCGGCACCGCGTCCGGCGGGCTGTGCTGCGTCAAGTACGGCGTCACCGCCGAATACGTCCTGGGTCTGGAGGTCGTCCTGGCCGACGGGCGGCTGCTGAACACCGGCCGCCGCACCGCGAAGGGCGTCGCCGGATACGACCTCACCCGGCTCTTCGTCGGATCGGAGGGCAGCCTCGGCATCGTCGTCAAGGCCGTCCTCGCGCTGCGGCCCCAGCCGCCGCAGCAGCTCGTGCTCGCCGCCGAGTTCGCGTCAGCGGCGGCGGCCTGCGACGCCGTGTGCCGGATCATGGAGCGGGGGCACACTCCGTCACTCCTCGAACTGATGGACCGTACGACTGTGCGTGCCGTCAACGCGATGGCCTCCATGGGCCTCCCCGAGACCACCGAGGCGCTGCTGCTCTGCGCCTTCGACACACCCGACCCGGCGGCCGACCTGGCCGCCGTCGGGGAGCTGTGCACCGCGGCCGGGGCCACCGAGGTCGTGCCCGCCGACGACGCGGCCGAGTCCGAACTCCTGCTCCAGGCCCGCCGGCTGTCCCTCCCCGCCCTGGAGACCGTCAAGTCCGCCACGATGATCGACGACGTGTGCGTGCCGCGCTCGCGGCTCGGCGCGATGATCGAGGGCACCGCCGCCATCGCCGAGAAGTTCGGGCTCACCATCGGTGTGTGTGCCCACGCGGGCGACGGCAACACCCATCCCGTCGTCTGCTTCGACCACACCGACGCCGACGAGTCCCGCAGGGCTCGCGAGTCCTTCGACGAGATCATGGCGCTGGGCCTCGAACTGGGCGGCACCATCACCGGCGAACACGGGGTCGGCGTACTGAAGAAGGAGTGGCTCGCACGCGAACTCGGAGAGGTCGGGGTCGAGTTGCAGCGAGGCATCAAGGCGGCCTTCGACCCGCTCGGGCTGCTCAACCCCGGCAAGCTGTTCTGA
- a CDS encoding tetratricopeptide repeat protein translates to MDAKPQQNPEPPPSTLPPQGATSVPPPPAPMRTTLRRAAFGAVAGAVLVAGAVIAVPDGDEVAAPPTPGPVARAEAAAAAGSPASLSDLTALIGDRQKWVETHPADAPSWAVLGSAYAEWGRRSADTAYYARAEQALQRSLAAQPGERGNVRAWVGLGALANARNDFLAAKKWGETVRARQPKDWTAYPVLIDAYNGLGEYAAAARATEKFGTLRKGVPALARTSEMYRNQGWREDALATAQEAADHAGTPAAKAAALHRLGDLAAERGEPAEALAQYDAALRTDRGHLASLAGRARALAALDRTDEALADYRTVTTKLPRPEYVLELAELYESLGLDGDARTQYARLRDLLTQARTAGVDESLTEARFEADHGDPEAAVELMRTEWAAQRRSAAVSDTLAWSLHRAGRSEEAVQYAERAVETGVRDASYAYHLGVIESSLGQDGPARGHLEEALRTNPGFSPLAAPLAQEALDALGEPEAGGPAAMQPPGPEPAQEPGKPERGAGDEPRTEPSPEASPGADKETEKETRPEPAPSASASAAPRAKPGAATAAP, encoded by the coding sequence ATGGATGCCAAGCCGCAGCAGAACCCGGAGCCGCCCCCCTCCACCCTGCCGCCCCAGGGTGCGACGTCCGTGCCACCGCCCCCCGCGCCGATGCGCACCACGCTGCGCAGGGCGGCGTTCGGCGCGGTGGCGGGAGCCGTCCTCGTAGCCGGTGCGGTGATCGCCGTACCGGACGGCGACGAGGTGGCGGCACCGCCCACTCCGGGGCCCGTGGCCCGGGCCGAGGCCGCGGCGGCGGCCGGCTCCCCGGCGTCCCTGTCCGACCTGACGGCCCTCATCGGCGACCGGCAGAAGTGGGTGGAGACGCACCCCGCGGACGCCCCTTCCTGGGCGGTGCTCGGATCGGCGTACGCGGAGTGGGGCCGGCGGTCCGCGGACACGGCGTACTACGCGCGGGCCGAGCAGGCCCTCCAGCGGTCGCTGGCCGCACAGCCGGGTGAGCGCGGGAACGTGCGGGCCTGGGTGGGACTCGGGGCGCTCGCCAACGCCCGTAACGACTTCCTCGCCGCGAAGAAGTGGGGCGAGACGGTCCGCGCGCGGCAGCCGAAGGACTGGACGGCGTACCCGGTGCTGATCGACGCCTACAACGGCCTCGGCGAGTACGCGGCGGCGGCCAGGGCGACGGAGAAGTTCGGCACCCTGCGCAAGGGCGTCCCCGCCCTGGCCAGGACGTCCGAGATGTACCGCAACCAGGGCTGGCGCGAGGACGCCCTGGCCACCGCGCAGGAGGCGGCGGACCACGCCGGCACGCCGGCCGCGAAGGCGGCGGCCCTGCACCGCCTCGGTGACCTCGCCGCCGAACGCGGGGAGCCGGCGGAGGCCCTCGCGCAGTACGACGCCGCCCTGCGCACCGACCGCGGCCACCTCGCCTCCCTCGCGGGCCGGGCCCGCGCCCTGGCGGCTCTGGACCGCACGGACGAGGCACTGGCGGACTACCGGACGGTGACGACGAAGCTGCCCCGCCCCGAGTACGTGCTCGAACTGGCCGAGCTGTACGAGTCCCTGGGCCTGGACGGCGACGCGCGCACCCAGTACGCGCGTCTCCGCGACCTCCTCACGCAGGCGAGGACGGCCGGGGTCGACGAGTCCCTGACCGAGGCCCGCTTCGAGGCCGACCACGGTGACCCGGAGGCGGCGGTGGAGCTGATGCGCACCGAGTGGGCGGCGCAGCGCCGCAGCGCGGCGGTGTCGGACACCCTGGCCTGGTCGCTGCACCGGGCGGGCCGGAGCGAGGAGGCCGTGCAGTACGCGGAGCGGGCGGTGGAGACCGGCGTACGGGACGCCTCGTACGCCTACCACCTGGGCGTGATCGAGAGCTCGCTCGGCCAGGACGGCCCGGCCCGCGGTCATCTGGAGGAGGCCCTCCGCACGAACCCGGGCTTCTCGCCCCTGGCCGCCCCGCTCGCGCAGGAGGCCCTGGACGCGCTGGGTGAGCCGGAGGCGGGAGGCCCCGCGGCGATGCAGCCGCCCGGCCCGGAGCCCGCGCAGGAGCCCGGGAAGCCGGAGAGGGGGGCCGGGGACGAGCCCCGGACGGAGCCCTCGCCGGAGGCCTCGCCGGGGGCCGACAAGGAGACCGAGAAGGAGACCCGGCCGGAGCCCGCACCGTCGGCGTCGGCCTCGGCGGCTCCGAGGGCGAAGCCCGGCGCCGCCACGGCGGCCCCGTAA
- the hppD gene encoding 4-hydroxyphenylpyruvate dioxygenase gives MTETVHTTPDTARQADPFPVKGMDAVVFAVGNAKQAAHYYSTAFGMKLVAYSGPENGSRETASYVLTNGSARFVLTSVIKASTEWGTFLTDHVQAHGDGVVDLAIEVPDARAAYAYAVEHGARGITEPHEVKDEHGTVVLAAIATYGKTRHTLVERGGYDGPYLPGYTAADPIVEPAAKRTFQAIDHCVGNVELGRMNEWVTFYNKVMGFTNMKEFVGDDIATEYSALMSKVVADGTLKVKFPINEPAIAKKKSQIDEYLEFYGGAGVQHIALATNDIVASVKAMRAAGVQFLDTPDSYYDTLGEWAGETRVPVETLRELKILVDRDEDGYLLQIFTKPVQDRPTVFFEMIERHGSMGFGKGNFKALFEAIEREQEKRGNL, from the coding sequence ATGACTGAGACTGTGCACACCACCCCCGACACCGCCCGGCAGGCCGATCCCTTCCCGGTCAAGGGAATGGACGCGGTGGTCTTCGCTGTGGGCAACGCCAAGCAGGCGGCGCACTACTACTCGACCGCCTTCGGCATGAAGCTCGTCGCCTACTCCGGACCGGAGAACGGCAGCCGCGAGACCGCGAGTTACGTCCTGACCAACGGCTCCGCCCGCTTCGTCCTCACCTCCGTCATCAAGGCGTCCACCGAATGGGGCACCTTCCTCACCGACCATGTGCAGGCCCACGGCGACGGCGTGGTCGACCTCGCCATCGAGGTCCCCGACGCCCGCGCGGCCTACGCGTACGCCGTCGAGCACGGCGCGCGGGGCATCACCGAGCCGCACGAGGTCAAGGACGAGCACGGCACGGTCGTGCTGGCCGCCATCGCGACGTACGGGAAGACCCGCCACACACTGGTCGAGCGCGGCGGCTACGACGGGCCCTACCTCCCCGGCTACACGGCCGCGGACCCGATCGTCGAGCCGGCGGCCAAGCGCACCTTCCAGGCCATCGACCACTGCGTCGGCAACGTCGAGCTCGGCCGGATGAACGAGTGGGTGACCTTCTACAACAAGGTCATGGGCTTCACCAACATGAAGGAGTTCGTCGGCGACGACATCGCCACCGAGTACTCCGCCCTGATGTCGAAGGTCGTCGCCGACGGCACGCTCAAGGTGAAGTTCCCCATCAACGAGCCCGCGATCGCGAAGAAGAAGTCGCAGATCGACGAGTACCTGGAGTTCTACGGCGGCGCCGGCGTCCAGCACATCGCGCTCGCCACGAACGACATCGTCGCGTCCGTGAAGGCGATGCGGGCGGCCGGCGTGCAGTTCCTGGACACCCCGGACTCCTACTACGACACCCTGGGGGAGTGGGCGGGCGAGACCCGTGTGCCCGTGGAGACGCTGCGCGAGCTGAAGATCCTCGTCGACCGCGACGAGGACGGCTACCTGCTGCAGATCTTCACCAAGCCGGTCCAGGACCGGCCCACGGTCTTCTTCGAGATGATCGAGCGGCACGGCTCGATGGGCTTCGGCAAGGGCAACTTCAAGGCCCTGTTCGAGGCGATCGAGCGCGAGCAGGAGAAGCGCGGCAACCTGTAG
- a CDS encoding Lrp/AsnC family transcriptional regulator, with protein sequence MAIDRLDGRLIVLLAREPRIGVLEASRRLGVARGTVQARLDRLQSNGVIRGFGPDVDPAALGYPVTAFATLEIKQGQGADVRAHLSSVPEVLELHTTTGQGDMLCRLVARSNADLQRVIDLVLGFDGIVRASTAIVMENPVTLRIIPLIEQAAEDTD encoded by the coding sequence ATGGCGATCGATCGACTGGACGGCCGGCTCATCGTGCTGCTGGCCCGTGAGCCCCGTATCGGTGTGCTCGAGGCGTCTCGGCGGCTCGGGGTGGCGCGCGGGACGGTGCAGGCGAGGCTGGACCGGCTTCAGTCCAATGGCGTCATCCGCGGCTTCGGCCCGGACGTGGACCCGGCGGCGCTCGGCTACCCCGTCACCGCCTTCGCCACGCTGGAGATCAAGCAGGGCCAAGGCGCCGACGTACGAGCCCATTTGAGCAGCGTGCCGGAGGTGCTGGAACTGCACACGACGACCGGCCAGGGGGACATGCTCTGCCGGCTCGTCGCCCGCTCGAACGCCGATCTCCAGCGGGTGATCGACCTGGTCCTCGGCTTTGATGGCATCGTCCGGGCCTCCACGGCGATCGTCATGGAAAATCCGGTGACCCTGCGTATTATCCCGCTGATTGAGCAGGCTGCAGAGGACACCGACTGA